From a single Macrobrachium rosenbergii isolate ZJJX-2024 chromosome 9, ASM4041242v1, whole genome shotgun sequence genomic region:
- the LOC136841959 gene encoding uncharacterized protein — MVERTHRSLKAALIAHCTDENWKVQLPWVLLGLCTAPRANGEESPAEKVYGEALAVPGEFFPTEPDNPDTPLPRLREIARKFAPCRKTFADRSHNFSPEGLKTCMHVFMRSGAHRPPLTRPYRGPYRVISRASKAYLVNIHGREDWISVDRLKSAFLMDSGTREQMSQNSSTKLGLGRSDQHSKTKSRTSRGPH, encoded by the coding sequence ATGGTGGAAAGAACCCACCGTTCGTTGAAAGCAGCTCTGATTGCACATTGTACTGACGAAAATTGGAAGgtgcagctgccctgggtcctgctgggtctctgcaccgcCCCAAGGGCAAACGGTGAGGAATCTcccgcagagaaagtctacggtgAGGCGCTGGctgtacctggagaattcttccccacggAGCCGGACAACCCAGATACACCCCTTCcaaggctaagagaaattgcaaggAAGTTCGCGCCCTGCCGAAAGACTTTCGCGGACAGATCTcataacttcagcccagaaggcctgaaaacCTGTATGCACGTCTTCATGAGAAGTGGCGCCCACCGCCCACctttgaccagaccatacagaggaccataCCGAGTCATCAGCAGAGCATCCAAGGCCTACCTTgtcaacatccatgggcgggaagactggatatcggTCGACAGGTTAAAGtcagccttcctaatggacagcggAACCCGGGAGCAGatgtcccagaattcctccacaaaactaGGCCTCGGACGAAGTGATCAGCATTCCAAAACAAAGTCAAGGACGTCCCGAGGGCcgcactaa